The Sphingomonas alpina genome has a segment encoding these proteins:
- the nth gene encoding endonuclease III → MKRADVVEFYARLAADNPHPETELAYGNPYQLLVAVALSAQSTDVGVNKATRLLFEEVDTPAKMVALGEAELKQHIKTIGLFNTKAKNVIALSEALIRDHGGQVPDDRDALERLPGVGRKTANVVLNTAFGHETFAVDTHIFRVGNRTGLARGKTPLAVELVLDKVTPQPFRLHAHHWLILHGRYTCKARTPECWRCIVRDLCAFKPKTPAPKGTAHQEI, encoded by the coding sequence ATGAAGCGCGCCGACGTCGTCGAATTCTACGCCCGCCTCGCCGCCGACAATCCGCACCCCGAAACCGAGCTCGCATACGGCAATCCCTATCAGTTGCTGGTCGCCGTTGCCCTCTCCGCCCAGTCGACCGATGTGGGGGTCAACAAGGCGACCCGGCTGCTGTTCGAGGAAGTCGACACGCCCGCGAAGATGGTCGCCTTGGGTGAGGCCGAACTGAAGCAGCACATCAAGACGATCGGCCTGTTCAACACCAAGGCGAAGAACGTCATCGCCTTGTCCGAAGCGCTGATCCGCGATCATGGCGGCCAGGTGCCGGACGATCGCGACGCGCTGGAGAGGCTGCCCGGGGTGGGGCGCAAAACCGCCAATGTCGTGCTCAACACCGCGTTCGGGCATGAGACCTTCGCGGTCGACACGCATATCTTCCGCGTCGGCAACCGCACCGGCCTGGCACGCGGCAAGACGCCGCTGGCGGTCGAGCTGGTACTCGACAAGGTGACGCCCCAGCCCTTCCGGCTCCATGCTCATCACTGGTTAATCCTGCACGGCCGATACACCTGCAAGGCACGCACGCCCGAATGCTGGCGCTGCATCGTTCGCGACCTGTGTGCGTTCAAGCCCAAGACGCCCGCCCCAAAAGGCACGGCGCACCAGGAGATCTAG
- the dapB gene encoding 4-hydroxy-tetrahydrodipicolinate reductase, translating to MTSIGIIGSAGRMGQALAAAIPDLGATLVGGIDAGGDPAVLTRDADVLIDFSVPGALEATLAAARASGTPILIGTTGLGPQHHALIDAAAAEIAVLQTGNVSLGVTLLARLVRDAAARLGPDWDIEILEMHHRHKVDAPSGTALLLGEAAAEGRDITLAEAKVADRAGLTGARSEGTIGFASLRGGSVAGDHLVVFAGEGERIEIGHRAENREIFARGAITAALWLAGKPAGRYGMSDVLGL from the coding sequence ATGACTTCGATCGGCATCATCGGCAGCGCGGGGCGCATGGGTCAGGCGCTGGCCGCGGCGATCCCCGACCTCGGCGCGACCCTGGTCGGCGGGATCGACGCTGGCGGCGACCCCGCGGTGCTGACGCGCGACGCGGATGTGTTGATCGACTTCTCGGTGCCCGGCGCGCTGGAGGCAACGCTTGCCGCGGCGCGCGCATCGGGCACGCCGATCCTGATCGGCACCACTGGTCTCGGACCCCAGCACCATGCGCTGATCGACGCAGCCGCCGCCGAGATCGCCGTACTGCAGACCGGCAATGTCTCGCTCGGCGTCACTCTGCTCGCCCGGCTGGTGCGTGACGCCGCCGCGCGACTTGGCCCCGACTGGGATATCGAGATCCTCGAGATGCATCACCGCCACAAGGTCGACGCGCCGTCCGGCACCGCGCTGCTGCTCGGCGAGGCGGCGGCCGAGGGACGCGACATCACTCTGGCCGAGGCGAAAGTGGCCGACCGCGCCGGCCTGACCGGTGCACGCTCCGAAGGGACGATCGGCTTTGCCAGCTTGCGCGGCGGATCGGTCGCCGGCGACCATCTCGTCGTCTTCGCCGGCGAAGGCGAGCGGATCGAGATCGGCCACCGCGCGGAGAACCGCGAGATTTTCGCGCGTGGCGCGATCACCGCCGCGCTGTGGCTCGCGGGGAAGCCGGCGGGGCGCTACGGCATGAGCGACGTGCTGGGGCTGTAA
- a CDS encoding potassium channel family protein, producing the protein MIRRLLPIRDRRLALRRKGATPPWLSLLFRVALAFALIGVALAIFWFDRDGLRDNADGAISFTDVVYFTIITITSVGYGDIVPVSDQARLFDSFLVTPIRLFVWLIFLGTAYDFLLKGAWERWRMKVIQRKLQDHVVVVGYGTSGSEAVSELIRRGTDASTIVVIDERPAAIEAAEDVGATVINADATRNATLDAVQVGHARALIVAAGRDDTSILIVLTARRLAPDVPISVIIRSEDNEALARQAGATTVINPASFAGLLLAGSTHGPHIADYMADLAASDGRVALHERRVTAEEVGKPLAAILTGLGLRIYRGTECYGFWQPEVGKLQTGDLVVEIVPKSEAQPVAPA; encoded by the coding sequence ATGATACGCCGCTTGCTGCCGATCCGTGACCGCCGCCTGGCGCTACGCCGCAAGGGTGCGACGCCGCCCTGGCTGTCCTTGCTGTTCCGCGTGGCGCTGGCCTTTGCGCTGATCGGGGTCGCACTGGCAATCTTCTGGTTCGACCGCGACGGGCTGCGCGATAATGCCGATGGCGCAATCAGCTTCACCGATGTGGTCTATTTCACCATCATCACCATCACCTCGGTCGGTTATGGCGATATCGTGCCGGTGTCGGATCAGGCGCGCCTGTTCGACAGTTTCCTGGTCACGCCGATCCGCTTGTTCGTATGGCTGATCTTCCTTGGCACGGCGTATGATTTCCTGCTCAAGGGTGCGTGGGAGAGATGGCGGATGAAAGTGATCCAGCGCAAGCTGCAGGACCATGTCGTGGTCGTTGGCTATGGCACCAGCGGGTCCGAGGCGGTCAGTGAGCTGATCCGTCGCGGCACCGACGCATCGACCATCGTGGTGATCGACGAGCGGCCCGCGGCGATCGAGGCGGCCGAGGATGTCGGTGCAACGGTCATCAACGCCGACGCCACGCGCAACGCGACGCTCGACGCGGTGCAGGTCGGGCACGCCCGCGCGCTGATCGTCGCGGCGGGACGCGACGACACTTCGATCCTGATCGTGCTGACCGCACGCCGCCTCGCCCCCGATGTGCCGATCAGCGTGATCATCCGCTCCGAGGACAATGAGGCGCTGGCGCGGCAGGCCGGCGCAACCACCGTGATCAACCCCGCCAGCTTTGCCGGCCTGCTGCTCGCCGGGTCGACGCATGGGCCGCACATCGCCGATTACATGGCCGATCTCGCTGCCTCAGACGGCCGCGTCGCACTGCATGAACGTCGCGTCACCGCGGAAGAGGTCGGCAAGCCGCTGGCCGCGATCCTGACCGGGCTTGGCCTGCGCATCTATCGTGGCACCGAATGCTATGGCTTCTGGCAGCCCGAAGTCGGCAAGCTCCAGACCGGCGACCTGGTGGTGGAGATCGTCCCCAAGAGCGAGGCGCAACCGGTCGCGCCTGCCTGA
- a CDS encoding ArsR/SmtB family transcription factor, translating to MRPFLHPSIDDIRPEAVLHALSDPERAAIFSGIAGAGCVEKCSVFASFGDRVIPKSSLSQHFKILREAGLIRSERHGVEMRNTSRCAEVDERFPGLVLAILTAYARIIEQDASTGSTGNSVTGISDDTLIGNATQP from the coding sequence ATGCGACCCTTTCTGCATCCCTCGATCGACGACATCCGGCCGGAGGCAGTGCTTCACGCCTTGTCGGATCCGGAACGCGCAGCGATCTTCTCCGGGATCGCCGGCGCCGGCTGTGTCGAGAAATGTTCGGTCTTTGCCAGCTTCGGCGACCGGGTCATTCCCAAATCGTCGCTCTCGCAACATTTCAAGATCCTGCGCGAAGCCGGGCTGATCCGGTCCGAGCGGCATGGCGTGGAAATGCGCAACACGTCGCGCTGCGCGGAAGTGGACGAACGTTTCCCCGGCCTGGTTCTCGCCATCCTGACCGCGTATGCGCGGATCATCGAACAGGACGCGAGCACCGGCTCAACGGGGAATTCGGTGACGGGAATCAGCGACGATACGCTCATTGGAAACGCGACTCAGCCTTGA
- a CDS encoding glucose 1-dehydrogenase: MSKLAGKVAVVTGASKGIGAGIAKALAAEGAAVVVNYASSKAGADVVVQAITEAGGKAVAVQGDVTKASEAQSVIDAAISNFGRLDVLVNNSGIYEFAPIEAVTEELYRRMFDVNVLGVLLTTQAASKHLGEGGSVINISSAVTSLFPPDSTVYTGTKGAVDAITGVLAVEFGPRKIRVNAINPGAVETEGVHSAGFIGSDFINTIVAQTPLGRIGQPDDIASIAVFLASDDSRWLTGEKLTASGGLR, translated from the coding sequence ATGTCGAAACTGGCAGGCAAGGTCGCGGTGGTCACCGGCGCATCCAAGGGAATCGGCGCGGGCATTGCCAAGGCATTGGCCGCAGAAGGCGCCGCGGTCGTGGTCAATTATGCATCGAGCAAGGCGGGCGCGGATGTGGTGGTCCAGGCGATCACCGAAGCCGGCGGCAAGGCGGTCGCAGTACAGGGCGACGTCACCAAAGCGAGCGAAGCGCAAAGCGTGATCGACGCGGCGATCAGCAATTTCGGGCGGCTGGACGTGCTGGTCAACAATTCGGGCATCTACGAATTCGCGCCGATCGAGGCCGTGACCGAAGAGCTGTACCGCCGCATGTTCGACGTCAATGTGCTCGGCGTGCTGCTGACCACGCAGGCGGCGTCGAAGCATCTCGGCGAAGGCGGCAGCGTGATCAATATCTCGTCGGCGGTGACCAGCCTGTTCCCGCCGGACTCGACCGTCTATACCGGCACCAAGGGCGCGGTCGACGCGATCACCGGCGTGCTGGCGGTCGAATTCGGTCCACGCAAGATCCGCGTCAATGCAATCAACCCCGGCGCGGTCGAGACCGAGGGCGTCCACAGTGCGGGCTTTATCGGGTCGGATTTCATCAACACCATCGTGGCGCAGACGCCGCTTGGCCGAATTGGTCAGCCGGACGACATCGCGAGCATCGCGGTGTTCCTGGCCTCCGACGATTCACGCTGGCTGACCGGTGAGAAGCTCACCGCCAGTGGCGGGCTGCGCTGA
- the plsY gene encoding glycerol-3-phosphate 1-O-acyltransferase PlsY: MMAWIGYSLLAGAIAYLCGAIPTGYWLGRLLKGVDIRELGSGSTGATNVLRTLGKLPALAVLLIDLLKGVAAVVLAYWLFSLPAVIATAPAGFKAWLPWEIAIIALIAIVGHSRSIWIRFTGGKSAATGLGVLLALSWPVGLGVAISFGVVLAMSRIVSLSSIVAAVMAVVLMAMFHQPMAFLLMAIAGALFVILRHTANIRRLLAGTEARIGSS; this comes from the coding sequence ATGATGGCCTGGATCGGCTATAGCCTGCTGGCGGGGGCCATCGCCTATTTGTGCGGCGCGATCCCGACCGGTTACTGGTTGGGCAGACTGCTGAAAGGCGTTGATATTCGGGAGCTTGGTTCCGGCTCTACCGGCGCCACCAATGTCCTGCGAACCTTGGGCAAACTGCCCGCTTTGGCCGTGTTGCTGATCGATTTGCTGAAGGGCGTCGCCGCTGTCGTTTTAGCCTATTGGCTCTTTTCGCTTCCCGCGGTGATCGCCACCGCACCGGCCGGCTTCAAAGCCTGGTTGCCTTGGGAAATCGCCATCATCGCCCTGATAGCAATTGTCGGACACAGCCGATCGATCTGGATCCGGTTCACCGGCGGCAAATCGGCCGCGACGGGATTGGGCGTATTGCTGGCCCTGTCCTGGCCTGTGGGACTGGGAGTCGCCATCAGCTTCGGTGTGGTCCTGGCTATGTCCCGGATCGTGTCACTCAGTTCGATAGTGGCGGCCGTGATGGCCGTCGTCCTGATGGCGATGTTTCATCAGCCCATGGCTTTCCTGCTCATGGCGATCGCCGGCGCGCTGTTCGTCATTCTGCGCCACACAGCCAATATCCGGCGGCTTCTGGCGGGGACAGAAGCCCGGATCGGATCCTCATAG